A single region of the Fusarium keratoplasticum isolate Fu6.1 chromosome 7, whole genome shotgun sequence genome encodes:
- a CDS encoding Amine oxidase produces the protein MSPYRANLSNEGHTYTKQEGLVAGLRTYGVVQPERKIRQVDDGNVWEAIVIGSGYAGLIAARDLVKAGKKTLLIEARDRVGGRTWSAELDGTTYEMGGTWISHVHGRVFGEMVRYGLKDDVSMTRTENGGCDYFTLDTGSGSRKFTHKEAGEMTARAWGIFINIDGNNGRDICPLPYSTLGNSRVSANQVKAVDQLSCRDRIDQIKDQLSADELALLESLVPHIGGGSVENFGFLEMLRAQALQGYDIATFEEVWTLYKIREGQSTLARRIFDDAVLLGLQYSFKTPIKSIVEREGIVSLHTPDSKIFRAKRVVNTIPIAVLPDIHFDPPLSPLRQEAIKIGQVDYLTKIHAEVEGDLRGLRGCTWPGDMLYVYGDGFCAGGKTTRITSFAGDNRGKLDPLKEPERLETALKRFHPMDIKKVVFHDWVSDPYAKAGAAWYPAGFLTKYLAELQSRHGNVFMANADWANGWRSFIEGAMEQGALAADQVLNELGILGANPAPGEYQRPSRL, from the exons ATGTCCCCCTACCGCGCCAATCTCTCCAATGAGGGGCACACCTACACCAAGCAGGAAGGCTTGGTCGCTGGTCTCCGCACCTACGGCGTCGTGCAGCCAGAGCGCAAGATTCGACAAGTCGACGACGGCAATGTCTGGGAGGCCATTGTAATTGGCTCCGGTTATGCCGGTCTGATTGCCGCTCGtgaccttgtcaaggctg GCAAGAAGACTCTCCTCATTGAGGCCCGAGATCGCGTTGGTGGCCGAACCTGGAGcgctgagcttgatggcaCAACATATGAGATGGGTGGCACCTGGATCTCACACGTCCACGGTCGCGTGTTTGGTGAGATGGTGCGCTACGGTCTCAAGGACGACGTCTCCATGACCCGCACAGAGAACGGCGGTTGCGATTACTTCACCCTCGACACTGGTTCCGGTTCCCGAAAGTTCACCCACAAGGAGGCTGGTGAGATGACCGCCAGAGCCTGGGGCATCTTTATTAACATTGATGGCAACAACGGTCGCGACATCTGCCCTCTGCCTTACTCGACTCTTGGCAACTCGCGTGTTAGTGCCAATCAGGTCAAGGCTGTCGATCAGCTCTCATGCCGTGACCGCATCGACCAGATCAAGGACCAGCTGAGCGCCGATgagcttgctcttcttgagtCGCTCGTTCCGCACATCGGAGGTGGCTCCGTTGAGAATTTTGGATTCCTTGAGATGCTCCGCGcccaagctcttcaaggtTACGATATCGCCACTTTTGAGGAGGTTTGGACACTATACAAGATCCGCGAGGGTCAGTCTACGCTCGCTCGTCGTATTTTCGACGACGCTGTCCTACTTGGCCTCCAGTACTCGTTCAAGACTCCCATCAAGTCCATCGTCGAGAGAGAAGGAATCGTGTCCCTCCACACTCCGGACAGCAAGATCTTCCGTGCCAAGCGCgttgtcaacaccatcccCATCGCCGTGCTTCCCGACATCCACTTCGACCCACCTCTGTCGCCTCTTCGCcaggaagccatcaagattgGCCAAGTGGACTATCTGACCAAGATTCATGCTGAAGTTGAGGGAGATCTCCGAGGTCTCCGAGGTTGTACTTGGCCGGGTGATATGCTGTATGTTTACGGCGATGGTTTCTGCGCTGGCGGCAAGACGACCCGCATCACCTCGTTCGCTGGCGACAATCGTGGCAAGCTCGATCCCCTCAAGGAGCCCGAGCGTCTTGAAACCGCCCTGAAGCGATTCCACCCCATggacatcaagaaggtcgtCTTCCACGACTGGGTCTCTGACCCTTACGCTAAGGCTGGTGCTGCCTGGTATCCCGCTGGTTTCCTCACCAAGTACCTTGCCGAGCTCCAGAGCCGTCACGGAAATGTCTTCATGGCCAACGCCGACTGGGCCAACGGATGGAGATCCTTTATCGAGGGTGCGATGGAGCAGGGTGCTCTTGCTGCGGATCAGGTCTTGAACGAActtggcatccttggcgCCAACCCTGCTCCTGGCGAATACCAGCGCCCTTCGAGACTGTAA